Proteins encoded within one genomic window of Candidatus Hepatoplasma crinochetorum Av:
- the rplC gene encoding 50S ribosomal protein L3 gives MKGILGRKAGMTTVFSEEGRAIPVTVVEIKPNVVLQVKTLANDGYKALKLGLEDRKVNKSIKPMIGEAKKANTNPKYFIHEIRDMDGFERGDLIKGNIFLNGTLVDVTGISKGKGFQGTIKRHNQSRGPMTHGSKSHRVAGSSGDIRGTVKRSKKMPGHMGHQKVTMQNLEIVAFDEKLNALLIRGSIPGPNKSFVVIREAIKNTGKVNNVIKLVDVKEVQIKNNLFEEGKKFGAKLTSTMTIEQMNQEIAQAKIKHENDLKEHQELLKRAEELKINKAKALKMSNQELKIEINKIEELIKLRSEKAKSEEKK, from the coding sequence ATGAAAGGTATTTTAGGCCGTAAAGCAGGAATGACAACTGTTTTTTCTGAAGAAGGAAGAGCAATTCCTGTTACTGTTGTTGAGATAAAGCCTAATGTTGTATTACAAGTAAAAACATTAGCAAATGATGGATATAAAGCTCTCAAATTAGGACTTGAAGATAGAAAAGTTAATAAATCAATCAAGCCAATGATTGGTGAAGCCAAAAAGGCGAATACTAATCCAAAATATTTCATTCATGAAATTAGAGATATGGATGGATTTGAGCGTGGAGATCTAATAAAAGGCAATATTTTTTTAAATGGTACTTTAGTTGATGTTACTGGAATTTCTAAAGGTAAGGGATTTCAAGGGACTATTAAAAGACATAATCAATCTAGAGGACCGATGACTCATGGTTCAAAATCACATCGTGTTGCAGGTTCTTCTGGTGATATTAGAGGAACTGTAAAAAGAAGCAAAAAGATGCCTGGTCATATGGGACATCAAAAAGTTACAATGCAAAATTTAGAAATTGTAGCTTTTGATGAAAAATTAAATGCACTTTTAATTAGAGGATCAATTCCTGGTCCAAATAAATCTTTTGTTGTAATAAGAGAAGCAATTAAAAATACAGGAAAAGTAAATAATGTAATTAAACTTGTTGATGTAAAAGAAGTTCAGATTAAAAATAATTTATTTGAAGAAGGTAAAAAATTTGGTGCTAAATTAACTTCTACAATGACAATTGAGCAGATGAATCAAGAAATTGCGCAAGCAAAAATAAAACACGAAAATGATTTAAAAGAACATCAAGAATTATTAAAAAGAGCAGAAGAATTAAAAATTAATAAAGCTAAAGCTCTTAAAATGTCTAATCAAGAATTAAAGATTGAAATTAATAAAATTGAAGAACTAATAAAATTAAGAAGTGAAAAAGCAAAAAGTGAGGAGAAAAAATAA
- a CDS encoding type Z 30S ribosomal protein S14 produces MARKAQIAKQQKNAKFKTREKNRCKVCGRTHGYMSKYGVCRICFREMAANGEIPGVKKSSW; encoded by the coding sequence ATGGCAAGAAAAGCACAAATAGCAAAACAACAAAAAAATGCAAAATTTAAAACAAGAGAAAAAAATAGATGCAAAGTTTGTGGTAGAACACATGGATATATGAGTAAATATGGTGTTTGCAGAATATGTTTTCGTGAGATGGCAGCTAATGGTGAAATTCCTGGTGTTAAAAAGTCTTCATGATAA
- the rplW gene encoding 50S ribosomal protein L23 — protein sequence MKKININDVIIKPLITEKNSKLTADNNTYVLEVHPDATREDVKRAVEYIFARSNAKVKKVNITKVKRKPKKMGKYEGFKKGFKKAYVILSDGIIPIYGSEGVEKAKKDNKKGLKIIDTEKLMKEAEKNIK from the coding sequence ATGAAAAAAATTAATATAAATGATGTGATTATTAAACCATTAATTACAGAAAAAAATTCAAAGCTTACAGCTGATAATAATACATATGTGTTAGAAGTTCACCCTGATGCAACACGCGAAGATGTAAAAAGAGCAGTTGAATATATTTTTGCAAGATCAAATGCAAAAGTTAAAAAAGTAAATATTACAAAAGTAAAAAGAAAACCTAAAAAAATGGGAAAATATGAAGGTTTTAAAAAAGGTTTTAAAAAAGCTTATGTAATTTTAAGTGATGGAATAATTCCAATTTATGGTTCTGAAGGTGTAGAAAAAGCAAAAAAAGATAATAAAAAAGGTTTAAAAATTATTGATACTGAAAAATTAATGAAAGAAGCTGAGAAGAATATCAAATAA
- the rpsJ gene encoding 30S ribosomal protein S10, which produces MEKNKAIKIKLKSYDAKLIDISAKKIIKIAKDSGAEVYGPVPLPTRREVFTVLRSVHVNKDSREQFELRTHKRLIGIKKSTAETIEKLNRIELPTGVSIEIKIN; this is translated from the coding sequence ATGGAGAAAAATAAGGCAATCAAAATTAAACTAAAATCTTATGATGCAAAATTAATAGATATTTCTGCAAAAAAAATCATTAAAATTGCAAAAGATTCAGGAGCAGAAGTATATGGACCTGTTCCTTTGCCAACAAGAAGAGAAGTATTTACTGTACTTAGATCTGTTCATGTTAATAAAGATTCACGTGAACAATTTGAATTAAGAACGCACAAACGTTTAATAGGAATCAAAAAATCAACAGCAGAAACAATTGAAAAATTAAATCGAATTGAATTACCAACTGGTGTTTCAATAGAAATTAAAATCAATTAA
- the rplB gene encoding 50S ribosomal protein L2, with the protein MSEIKKYKPTSPGRRNSSVIDYKKVITNTKPEKSLTVKKVNKAGRNSEGKITVRHKGGGVKQKYRIIDFKRNKDGIYGKVASIEYDPNRTSFIALINYIDGEKRYIIAPENIKVGDKVISGKDVEITIGNSLPLENIPEGTFVHNIELKPGKGAELVRSAGSRAQVLGKDETERYVIVRLASGEMRKILAKNRATIGTVSNSGHNLERIGKAGRNRHKGIRPTVRGSVMNPNDHPHGGGEGKSPIGRKAPMTPWGKKALGVKTRKKDKQSNKYIIRTRKGKK; encoded by the coding sequence ATGTCAGAAATTAAAAAATATAAACCCACTTCTCCCGGACGTCGTAATTCTTCTGTTATTGACTATAAAAAGGTAATTACAAATACAAAACCAGAAAAATCACTTACTGTAAAAAAAGTAAATAAAGCTGGAAGAAATAGTGAAGGTAAAATTACTGTAAGACATAAAGGTGGAGGGGTAAAACAAAAATATCGAATTATTGATTTCAAAAGAAATAAAGATGGTATTTATGGTAAAGTTGCTTCAATTGAATATGATCCCAACCGAACATCATTTATTGCTCTTATAAATTATATCGATGGAGAAAAAAGATATATTATTGCTCCAGAAAATATTAAAGTTGGTGACAAAGTTATTTCGGGAAAAGATGTTGAAATTACAATTGGAAATTCTCTTCCGTTAGAAAATATTCCTGAAGGTACATTTGTTCATAATATTGAACTTAAACCAGGAAAAGGGGCTGAACTTGTTCGTTCAGCTGGTTCAAGGGCACAGGTTCTTGGAAAAGATGAAACTGAAAGATATGTAATTGTAAGATTAGCATCAGGAGAAATGCGTAAAATTCTTGCAAAAAATCGTGCTACAATTGGAACTGTTTCAAATTCAGGTCATAATCTAGAAAGAATTGGAAAAGCAGGACGTAATCGCCATAAAGGAATAAGACCTACTGTTCGTGGTTCTGTAATGAATCCAAATGATCACCCCCATGGAGGAGGAGAAGGAAAATCTCCAATCGGAAGAAAAGCACCGATGACACCATGAGGTAAAAAAGCATTGGGTGTAAAAACACGTAAAAAAGATAAACAATCAAATAAATACATAATAAGAACTAGAAAGGGTAAAAAATAA
- the rplE gene encoding 50S ribosomal protein L5: protein MAREKSFLQQEYHARIRNELKKELNLKTVMAVPHLEKIVINMGLGKAVNDKSIVNDAKKELAIITGQVPIITYAKKSNASFKIREGMPIGVKITLRKEKMYDFLDKLINFALPRIRDFRGLKPTSFDGRGNYTLGVNEIIIFPEIELDKVRSMKGMDITIVTSTTDDQKAFLLLQKLKMPFAKNN, encoded by the coding sequence ATGGCAAGAGAAAAAAGTTTTTTACAGCAAGAATATCACGCAAGAATTCGTAATGAATTAAAAAAAGAATTAAATTTAAAAACAGTAATGGCTGTTCCTCATCTTGAAAAGATTGTAATTAATATGGGTCTTGGAAAAGCTGTAAATGATAAGTCTATTGTAAATGATGCTAAAAAAGAATTAGCAATAATTACAGGACAAGTACCAATTATTACTTATGCTAAAAAATCAAATGCTTCTTTTAAAATTAGAGAAGGAATGCCTATTGGTGTTAAAATTACCCTTCGAAAAGAAAAAATGTATGATTTTTTAGATAAATTAATAAATTTTGCATTACCAAGAATTAGAGACTTTCGTGGTTTAAAACCAACTTCATTTGATGGAAGAGGAAATTACACATTAGGTGTAAATGAGATTATCATCTTCCCTGAAATTGAACTTGATAAAGTAAGATCAATGAAAGGTATGGATATTACAATCGTAACTTCAACTACAGATGATCAAAAAGCCTTTTTATTACTGCAAAAATTGAAAATGCCTTTTGCAAAAAATAATTAA
- the rplX gene encoding 50S ribosomal protein L24: protein MKLKKGDRVVVISGKDKGKTGVIKEVLHKENKIIVEDVNVRTFHVKPSQKDQEGGIFKREAAIDASNVMYDIGSKKEQKTTKIGYKYVDVRGKKVKKRIAKKTGDEI from the coding sequence ATGAAATTAAAAAAAGGTGATCGTGTTGTTGTAATTTCCGGAAAAGATAAAGGTAAAACAGGAGTTATTAAAGAGGTATTACATAAAGAAAATAAAATAATTGTGGAAGATGTAAATGTAAGAACTTTTCATGTAAAACCTTCACAAAAAGATCAAGAAGGTGGAATTTTTAAAAGAGAAGCAGCAATTGATGCTTCTAATGTAATGTATGATATTGGATCTAAAAAAGAACAAAAGACTACTAAGATTGGATATAAATATGTTGATGTTCGTGGCAAAAAAGTAAAGAAAAGAATTGCAAAAAAAACAGGAGATGAGATCTAA
- the rplP gene encoding 50S ribosomal protein L16 produces MLTPKKQKYRKPHKPSYEGRAKRGTKISFGKYGLQSIEGNYITERQIEAARIAITRYLKRNGKVWIRIFPQLPITKKPLEVRMGKGKGSVDHYAAVVKRGMILFELDEVSEEQALEALRLGMHKLPVKCKIVKKGEELENV; encoded by the coding sequence ATGTTAACTCCCAAAAAGCAAAAATATCGTAAACCACATAAGCCTTCCTATGAAGGTCGTGCAAAACGAGGAACTAAAATCTCTTTTGGTAAATATGGATTACAATCTATTGAAGGAAATTATATTACCGAAAGACAGATTGAAGCAGCAAGGATTGCAATTACAAGATATCTTAAAAGAAATGGAAAAGTTTGAATAAGAATCTTTCCCCAATTACCAATTACTAAAAAACCATTAGAAGTAAGAATGGGAAAAGGAAAAGGTAGTGTAGATCATTATGCTGCTGTAGTAAAACGCGGAATGATTCTTTTTGAATTAGATGAAGTAAGCGAAGAACAAGCATTAGAAGCTTTAAGATTAGGAATGCATAAACTTCCTGTAAAATGTAAAATTGTAAAAAAAGGAGAGGAGTTAGAAAATGTATAA
- the rpsS gene encoding 30S ribosomal protein S19 — translation MSRSLKKGPFIDDHLAKKVEKAIAEKSKKPIKTWSRRSTIFPNFVGLTFQVHNGKEFINVYIIEDMVGHKLGEFAPTRKFGGHGEDKKKKR, via the coding sequence ATGAGCCGTTCATTAAAAAAAGGACCATTTATCGATGATCACCTTGCAAAAAAAGTTGAAAAAGCAATTGCAGAAAAATCTAAAAAACCTATTAAAACTTGATCAAGAAGATCAACAATTTTTCCAAATTTTGTTGGATTAACATTCCAAGTTCATAATGGAAAAGAATTCATTAATGTTTATATTATTGAAGATATGGTAGGACATAAATTAGGTGAATTTGCTCCCACACGTAAATTTGGTGGACATGGTGAAGATAAAAAGAAAAAAAGATAG
- the rpsQ gene encoding 30S ribosomal protein S17 yields the protein MRTNRRKNYQGIVVSTAMDKTITVRVDTYRAHKLYGKRYKYSKKFHVHDQDQTAKLGDKVQIMETKPYSKTKYFRLVKILETKDGK from the coding sequence ATGCGAACAAATCGAAGAAAAAATTATCAAGGAATTGTTGTTTCTACTGCAATGGATAAAACTATTACTGTAAGAGTTGATACTTATCGTGCTCATAAACTTTATGGAAAAAGATATAAATATTCAAAGAAATTTCATGTTCATGATCAAGATCAAACTGCAAAACTTGGTGATAAAGTTCAAATTATGGAAACAAAACCTTATTCAAAAACAAAGTATTTCCGTTTGGTAAAAATTCTTGAAACAAAGGATGGTAAATAA
- the rplN gene encoding 50S ribosomal protein L14, whose translation MIQTETRLKVADNSGAKELLVIRNLGGSLKKFSSVGDVVVATVKKAQPNGQIKKGQVVKAVIVRTKHGVKRQTGEYLRFDDNAAVLIKDNKEPRGTRIFGPIARELREKGYQKIISLGQEVL comes from the coding sequence ATGATTCAAACAGAAACAAGATTAAAAGTTGCTGATAATAGTGGAGCAAAAGAATTATTAGTAATTCGTAATCTAGGTGGATCATTAAAAAAATTTTCTTCAGTTGGTGATGTTGTTGTTGCTACTGTAAAAAAAGCTCAACCAAATGGACAAATTAAAAAAGGTCAAGTTGTAAAAGCTGTAATTGTAAGAACAAAGCACGGAGTCAAAAGACAAACCGGAGAATATTTAAGATTTGATGATAACGCAGCAGTTCTAATTAAAGATAATAAAGAACCAAGAGGAACAAGAATTTTTGGCCCAATTGCAAGAGAGCTTAGAGAAAAAGGTTATCAAAAAATAATTTCACTTGGACAAGAGGTACTTTAG
- the rpsH gene encoding 30S ribosomal protein S8, with the protein MINDPIADLLTRIRNANMRRHKFVLVPYSKLKEQIIKILLDEGYILDYKIIGDKVSEKNFKIYLKYKGTTRVINGLKRISKPGLRVYKEADKLPEVLNGYGIAIISTSKGIMTSDHAKKAKLGGEIMAYVW; encoded by the coding sequence ATGATAAATGATCCTATTGCAGATTTACTTACACGAATAAGAAACGCAAATATGCGCAGACATAAATTTGTTTTGGTACCTTATTCAAAACTAAAAGAACAAATAATAAAAATCCTTTTGGATGAAGGATATATTTTAGATTATAAAATTATTGGTGATAAAGTAAGTGAAAAAAACTTTAAAATCTATCTAAAATACAAAGGAACAACACGTGTTATAAACGGCCTTAAAAGAATCTCAAAACCAGGGCTAAGAGTTTATAAAGAAGCTGATAAATTACCAGAAGTCTTAAATGGATACGGAATTGCAATTATTTCAACTTCAAAAGGAATAATGACTTCAGATCATGCCAAAAAAGCCAAACTTGGTGGCGAAATCATGGCTTATGTTTGATAA
- the glf gene encoding UDP-galactopyranose mutase encodes MENIDNFDYYIFGCGISGATLARKLINQNKDLKILIFEKREHIGGNVYDFKDRYGIMVHKYGPHIFHTNDDIVINFIKNYANWKQFRHKVNVKVKDIEVPLPINFKSIDLLFPEEANEIKEKLKKEFKNEEKTFIFDLISSENSITKKFGEFIYKNIFENYSKKMWGQDPTKLDKNILKRIPIILSYDDGYFTDKFQAIPEKGYTQYIKKLIDDKNIKIILNSNFNDLKIINNKTYIYDQEITKPIIYTGLIDKLFNYKFGKLNYRSINFKFENLKIDSFQNRSVTNYPADLKMTRITEYKKLLKQENNKEIKGITTIGKEYPGQYSEDSKEFNIPCYPIYTKNELENYSNYLNESKKIKNLFFLGRLSEYKYKQMWQATKDALEFKF; translated from the coding sequence ATGGAAAATATAGATAATTTTGATTATTACATTTTTGGTTGCGGTATATCTGGAGCAACATTAGCAAGAAAATTAATTAATCAAAATAAAGACCTTAAAATTTTAATATTTGAAAAAAGAGAACACATCGGTGGAAATGTATATGATTTTAAAGATAGATATGGAATCATGGTTCATAAATATGGTCCTCACATTTTTCACACTAATGATGATATAGTAATTAATTTTATTAAAAATTATGCAAATTGGAAACAATTTAGACACAAAGTTAATGTAAAAGTAAAAGATATCGAAGTTCCTTTACCGATTAATTTTAAATCAATTGATTTATTATTTCCAGAAGAAGCAAATGAAATTAAAGAAAAATTAAAAAAAGAATTTAAAAATGAAGAAAAAACATTTATTTTTGATTTGATAAGTTCAGAAAATTCAATTACTAAAAAATTTGGAGAATTTATTTATAAAAATATATTTGAAAATTATAGTAAAAAAATGTGAGGCCAAGATCCGACAAAATTAGATAAAAATATATTAAAAAGAATCCCTATTATTTTATCTTATGATGATGGTTATTTTACTGATAAATTTCAAGCAATACCAGAAAAAGGCTATACTCAATATATTAAAAAATTAATAGATGATAAAAATATTAAAATTATTTTAAATTCAAACTTTAATGATCTTAAAATAATAAATAATAAAACATACATTTATGATCAAGAAATTACTAAACCTATTATTTATACAGGTCTTATTGATAAATTATTTAATTATAAATTTGGAAAATTAAATTATCGCTCTATTAATTTTAAATTTGAAAATTTAAAAATTGATTCATTTCAAAATAGATCAGTTACAAATTATCCTGCAGATTTAAAAATGACTAGAATTACAGAATATAAAAAATTATTAAAACAAGAAAACAATAAAGAAATAAAAGGGATTACAACAATAGGAAAAGAATATCCAGGACAATATTCAGAAGATTCAAAAGAATTTAATATTCCTTGTTATCCAATTTATACAAAAAATGAATTAGAAAATTATAGTAATTATTTAAATGAAAGCAAAAAGATAAAAAATCTTTTTTTCTTAGGAAGACTTTCAGAATATAAATATAAACAAATGTGACAAGCAACAAAAGATGCTTTAGAGTTCAAATTTTAA
- the rplF gene encoding 50S ribosomal protein L6, translated as MSRIGNQKIIIPENVTIDFDGEKMTVKGPLGTLERTFLNSIKILRSDNKISLERTNENKKTKMLHGTYASLIKGMIDGVTKGFTKELEIVGVGYNVLLQNNALIFSLGYSHKINLIIPNEIKVEVPKPTQLKISGINKEKVGQFAAKIRLLKKPEPYGGKGIRYKNEVIIRKAGKSSSK; from the coding sequence ATGTCAAGAATTGGAAACCAAAAAATAATTATTCCTGAAAACGTAACGATCGATTTTGATGGCGAAAAGATGACTGTAAAAGGTCCACTTGGAACTTTAGAAAGAACTTTTTTAAATTCAATTAAGATTTTAAGATCAGATAATAAAATTAGTTTAGAAAGAACAAATGAAAACAAGAAAACAAAGATGTTGCACGGAACTTATGCTTCTTTAATAAAAGGAATGATTGATGGAGTAACAAAAGGTTTTACAAAAGAATTAGAAATTGTCGGTGTTGGATATAATGTTTTATTACAAAATAATGCTTTAATTTTTTCACTTGGATATTCCCATAAGATAAATTTAATTATTCCTAATGAAATTAAAGTAGAAGTTCCAAAACCAACACAATTAAAAATTTCTGGTATTAATAAAGAAAAAGTAGGACAATTCGCAGCTAAAATTCGTTTACTTAAAAAACCTGAACCTTATGGGGGAAAAGGAATTAGATACAAAAATGAAGTTATTATTCGTAAAGCTGGAAAATCAAGCTCTAAATAA
- the rpmC gene encoding 50S ribosomal protein L29, whose amino-acid sequence MYKTEELRKKSDQELLKLVSELKGKLLALRFENATGQLNETHLLKLTKKDIAKVFTILNERKHNIKIEDKKVPSKKENTNSKKNVQDKNIKKTKIEEKGETK is encoded by the coding sequence ATGTATAAGACTGAAGAACTAAGAAAAAAAAGTGATCAAGAATTATTAAAATTAGTATCTGAACTTAAAGGAAAATTACTTGCTTTAAGATTTGAAAATGCAACTGGACAATTAAATGAAACTCATCTTCTAAAATTAACAAAAAAAGATATTGCAAAAGTTTTTACAATTTTAAACGAAAGAAAACATAATATTAAAATCGAAGACAAAAAAGTTCCTAGCAAAAAAGAAAACACAAATAGTAAGAAAAACGTCCAAGATAAAAATATAAAGAAAACAAAAATCGAAGAAAAAGGAGAAACTAAATAA
- the rplD gene encoding 50S ribosomal protein L4, which translates to MATINVLNVLGKKVETIELNDQVFNIIPHEQAMYDLILSERASLRQGTHSTKTRSEVSGGGRKPWKQKGTGRARQGSIRSPQWRGGGIVFGPKSEKNYDLKINKKVKILALRSGWSQLLKEDKIIVVDNLDFKTPSTKDFKIMLKNLDLESKKILLVLPSITKNEQKNAYLSGRNIKNISINLNTKVMLDKLLKAKKVLLTKEAIKSVEKGLMNEKN; encoded by the coding sequence ATGGCAACTATAAATGTTTTAAATGTTCTTGGCAAAAAAGTTGAAACAATTGAGCTTAATGATCAAGTTTTCAATATTATTCCTCACGAACAAGCAATGTATGATTTAATTCTTTCTGAGCGTGCCTCACTTAGACAAGGGACACATAGCACAAAAACTCGTTCTGAAGTTTCAGGAGGAGGAAGAAAACCTTGAAAACAAAAAGGAACTGGACGTGCTAGACAAGGTTCAATTCGTTCACCACAATGAAGAGGTGGAGGAATCGTATTTGGTCCTAAATCAGAAAAAAATTATGATCTTAAAATTAATAAAAAAGTAAAAATATTAGCTTTAAGATCAGGTTGATCACAACTTTTAAAAGAAGATAAGATTATTGTAGTTGATAATCTTGATTTTAAAACTCCTTCTACTAAAGATTTTAAAATTATGCTTAAAAATCTTGATTTAGAAAGCAAAAAAATTTTACTTGTTCTTCCTTCTATTACAAAAAATGAACAAAAAAATGCTTATCTTTCAGGAAGAAATATTAAAAATATTTCAATTAATTTAAATACTAAAGTAATGCTTGATAAACTTTTAAAAGCAAAAAAAGTTTTACTTACTAAAGAAGCAATAAAATCAGTTGAGAAAGGACTTATGAATGAAAAAAATTAA
- the galE gene encoding UDP-glucose 4-epimerase GalE: MENRTILITGGLGYIGKNITNLLLKNNYKIIVIDNLINSYEQKIRNKNYKFIKCDILNKNKLNNVFKKEKIDLIIHTAGLIKVQESEEKPIEYFNVNISGTINILEMMQRYNIDKIIFSSSAAVYGNPIKIPIEEKDPKNPINTYGLTKLIGEKLILKAKNIGIKSIIFRYFNIAGGDQKENLNYSPKNNISHYIPKIANAIKNNEIIKIFGNDYQTKDKTCVRDYININDLANIHLLAIDYLFKKNKSEILNVGSGKGYSNLEIIKIIENLVNKKINYKISNKRRKGDPDILIANINKIEKKLNWKNQKNIIDTIKEELNL; the protein is encoded by the coding sequence ATGGAAAACAGAACAATTTTAATAACAGGAGGACTAGGATATATAGGAAAAAATATTACTAATTTATTGTTAAAAAATAACTATAAAATTATAGTAATTGATAATTTAATTAATAGTTATGAACAAAAAATAAGAAATAAAAATTATAAATTTATAAAATGTGATATTTTAAATAAAAATAAATTAAATAATGTTTTTAAAAAAGAAAAAATAGATTTAATTATACATACGGCAGGACTTATAAAAGTTCAAGAATCAGAAGAAAAACCGATTGAATACTTTAATGTAAATATTTCTGGAACAATAAATATTTTAGAAATGATGCAAAGATATAATATTGATAAAATTATTTTTTCATCAAGTGCAGCCGTATATGGAAATCCTATTAAAATACCAATAGAAGAAAAAGATCCAAAAAATCCAATTAATACATACGGACTTACAAAATTAATAGGAGAAAAATTAATTTTAAAAGCAAAAAATATTGGTATAAAAAGTATTATTTTTAGATATTTTAATATTGCAGGAGGAGATCAAAAAGAAAATCTTAATTATTCTCCTAAAAATAATATAAGTCACTATATTCCTAAAATAGCAAATGCAATTAAAAATAATGAAATAATAAAAATTTTTGGTAATGATTATCAAACAAAAGATAAAACTTGTGTAAGAGATTATATTAATATAAATGATTTAGCTAATATCCATTTACTAGCAATTGATTATCTTTTTAAAAAAAATAAATCAGAAATTTTAAATGTAGGATCAGGAAAAGGATATAGTAATTTAGAAATAATAAAAATAATAGAAAATTTAGTAAATAAAAAAATAAATTATAAAATTAGTAATAAAAGAAGAAAAGGAGATCCTGATATTTTAATCGCAAATATAAATAAAATAGAAAAAAAATTGAATTGAAAAAATCAAAAAAATATAATAGATACAATAAAGGAAGAACTAAATTTATAA